Proteins encoded together in one Thermomonospora curvata DSM 43183 window:
- a CDS encoding TIGR03936 family radical SAM-associated protein: MPDGPAPAPVIQRLRVRYAKRGRMRFTSQRDISRAVERAVRRAGIPVAFSAGFTPHPKISYLGAAPTGVASEAEYLELGLTRACDPEQVRADLDAALPAGLDALDAVVAPAGTSLADRLQASAWRVRLDGVHPDAAEQAVAAFLAAERVEVERLTKKGRRRFDARAAVAVCELDRGASKTADGPSAILRMVVRHVDHAVRPDDVLAGLRQVADLAPPSPPLVTRLAQGPLDEGTGELADPLDPDRDAAVPSPGDDAEAADGAVPQRPAGTGSVDVVSARR, encoded by the coding sequence ATGCCGGACGGTCCAGCGCCGGCTCCCGTGATCCAGCGCCTGCGCGTGCGCTACGCCAAGCGCGGCAGGATGCGCTTCACCAGCCAGCGCGATATATCCCGGGCCGTGGAACGCGCGGTGCGGCGCGCCGGGATCCCTGTGGCGTTCAGCGCCGGATTCACCCCGCACCCGAAGATCTCGTACCTGGGAGCGGCTCCGACAGGGGTGGCCAGCGAGGCTGAGTACCTCGAACTCGGGCTGACCCGCGCCTGTGACCCTGAGCAGGTGCGGGCCGACCTCGATGCGGCGTTGCCGGCGGGCCTGGACGCCTTGGACGCGGTGGTCGCCCCGGCGGGCACCTCGCTGGCGGACCGGCTGCAGGCATCGGCATGGCGGGTCCGGCTGGACGGGGTGCACCCCGATGCCGCCGAGCAGGCGGTCGCCGCTTTCCTGGCCGCCGAGCGGGTCGAGGTCGAACGCCTGACCAAGAAGGGACGCCGCCGTTTCGATGCGCGAGCCGCAGTAGCCGTCTGCGAGCTGGACCGCGGCGCGTCGAAGACGGCCGACGGCCCTTCTGCGATACTTCGAATGGTTGTTCGGCATGTCGATCATGCCGTTCGGCCTGACGACGTCCTCGCCGGACTGCGACAGGTCGCAGACCTGGCGCCGCCGTCACCGCCGCTGGTGACCCGGCTGGCGCAGGGGCCCCTGGACGAAGGTACCGGTGAGCTGGCGGACCCGCTGGATCCCGACCGGGACGCCGCCGTGCCATCGCCCGGCGACGACGCCGAAGCGGCCGACGGGGCCGTGCCACAGCGGCCGGCGGGCACCGGGAGCGTGGACGTCGTCAGCGCCCGGCGATAG
- a CDS encoding Rne/Rng family ribonuclease: protein MRENDRENDNDSAGTGSPAETTTGSPVITTVRSGRRRAASRPAGPPPEIDDIPAVISPAASATPRTEATGADRDRQEPATEQTETAQAQAEPAPEEGDEPAGASAEQTDGAEEQPETTEEQAEAAAERQDAEPVPPETAAEQAEHAQEAEEPAEAAAEGDEAAVERPDAEPAPQEPAAVPRPQSARDEEETAQEPDHDEPEAAEAAKETIDPVRSPFGAVSAVQTTEPSHEGAAYRPAGPPPPVPLVPPVPTLDVPAQPETPTVPSVTFQPPMVVFQPPQPIPKAEVPPKHAAVVEDESEDIEPVDLDEEDEGTALRRRRRRRRGGRGRGKSADKGGEKAEESADGEPEAAEGTEEQQAEAAEEDRQARPGEQPEAEPETAEEGGGETAGAEQPEGETAEAAPEGAEDTEAAGAAPATTGTSRRRRRRRRRSGTAEVEEQAPDDPPNTVVHVRPPRELRDVTDEVQAVKGSTRLEAKKQRRREGREQGRRRPAVITESEFLARRESVERVMVICQRGERTQIAVLEDGVLVEHYVDRASHQSYVGNVYLGKVQNVLPSMEAAFVDIGKGRNAVLYAGEVNWDVAGLVGQPRRIEQALKSGQSVLVQVTKDPVGHKGARLTSQISLPGRYLVYVPDGSMTGISRKLPDKERSRLKQVLKKIMPDNAGVIVRTAAEGATEEELAGDIARLSAQWEHIHKQAKTASAPALLHGEPDLTIRVVRDIFNEDFSKLVVSGDTAWDMVSEYVGYVAPHLAERLERWESDQDVLSAYRIDEQIAKALERKVWLPSGGSLVIDRTEAMTVVDVNTGKFTGQGGNLEETVTRNNLEAAEEIVRQLRLRDIGGIIVIDFIDMVLESNRELVLRRLLECLSRDRTKHQVAEVTSLGLVQMTRKRVGQGLLEAFSEPCECCNGRGIHIQTTPVEHGSDKSGGRRRKRKGDVERAVEEKLAKHEAEKRAAAKREQETQAASAEPAQPAGEPAQEPAQTVAEVPQAAPAAVETAEAETAEPPVEVPDAAAGNGRRRVRRSRAKTKDKAEVAGSAES, encoded by the coding sequence ATGCGCGAAAACGACCGCGAGAACGACAACGACTCGGCCGGCACCGGGAGTCCCGCCGAAACGACCACCGGTAGCCCCGTGATCACCACGGTCCGCTCCGGGCGGCGCCGCGCGGCCAGCCGGCCGGCCGGCCCGCCCCCGGAGATCGATGACATCCCCGCGGTGATCAGCCCGGCCGCTTCGGCCACGCCGCGGACCGAAGCGACGGGAGCGGACCGGGACCGGCAGGAGCCGGCCACCGAGCAGACCGAGACCGCCCAAGCCCAGGCGGAACCCGCCCCGGAAGAGGGCGATGAGCCGGCCGGGGCGTCGGCGGAGCAGACCGACGGCGCCGAAGAGCAGCCGGAGACCACCGAGGAGCAGGCCGAGGCCGCCGCAGAACGGCAGGACGCCGAGCCGGTACCGCCGGAGACCGCCGCAGAGCAGGCAGAACATGCCCAGGAAGCGGAGGAGCCGGCCGAAGCCGCCGCCGAGGGGGACGAAGCCGCGGTAGAGCGGCCGGACGCCGAGCCCGCCCCGCAGGAGCCGGCGGCGGTGCCCCGGCCGCAGTCCGCCCGGGACGAAGAGGAGACCGCCCAAGAGCCGGACCACGACGAGCCCGAGGCGGCGGAAGCGGCGAAGGAAACGATCGACCCGGTGCGCTCCCCCTTCGGGGCGGTGAGCGCCGTGCAGACCACCGAGCCCTCCCACGAGGGCGCGGCGTACCGGCCCGCCGGGCCGCCGCCGCCCGTTCCGCTGGTGCCCCCCGTCCCCACCCTCGACGTGCCGGCCCAGCCGGAGACCCCGACGGTCCCCTCGGTCACCTTCCAGCCCCCCATGGTGGTCTTCCAGCCGCCGCAGCCCATCCCCAAGGCCGAGGTGCCGCCCAAGCACGCCGCCGTCGTCGAGGACGAAAGCGAGGACATCGAGCCGGTCGACCTCGACGAGGAGGACGAGGGGACCGCCCTGCGCCGCCGCCGGCGCCGCCGCAGGGGCGGCCGGGGCCGCGGCAAGTCCGCCGACAAGGGCGGTGAGAAGGCCGAAGAGAGCGCCGACGGCGAGCCGGAGGCCGCGGAAGGGACCGAAGAGCAGCAGGCCGAGGCCGCAGAGGAGGACCGGCAGGCCCGTCCCGGCGAGCAGCCCGAGGCCGAGCCGGAGACCGCCGAGGAGGGCGGTGGCGAGACGGCCGGCGCCGAGCAGCCCGAGGGTGAGACGGCCGAGGCGGCGCCGGAGGGCGCCGAGGACACCGAAGCGGCGGGCGCCGCCCCCGCCACCACCGGCACCAGCCGCCGGCGCCGCCGGCGTCGCCGCCGCTCCGGCACGGCCGAGGTGGAGGAGCAGGCCCCCGACGACCCGCCGAACACCGTGGTGCACGTCCGCCCGCCCCGCGAGCTGCGCGACGTCACCGACGAGGTGCAGGCCGTCAAGGGCTCCACCCGCCTGGAGGCCAAGAAGCAGCGCCGCCGGGAGGGCCGCGAGCAGGGCCGCCGCCGCCCCGCGGTGATCACCGAGTCGGAGTTTCTGGCCCGCCGCGAGTCGGTGGAGCGGGTGATGGTGATCTGCCAGCGCGGCGAGCGCACCCAGATCGCCGTCCTGGAGGACGGCGTGCTGGTGGAGCACTATGTGGACCGGGCCAGCCACCAGTCGTACGTCGGCAACGTCTACCTCGGCAAGGTCCAGAACGTGCTGCCGTCGATGGAGGCCGCCTTCGTCGACATCGGCAAGGGCCGCAACGCCGTCCTGTACGCCGGCGAGGTCAACTGGGACGTGGCCGGGCTGGTGGGGCAGCCGCGCCGCATCGAGCAGGCCCTCAAGTCCGGCCAGTCGGTGCTGGTGCAGGTCACCAAGGACCCGGTGGGGCACAAGGGCGCCCGGCTGACCAGCCAGATCTCCCTGCCCGGCCGCTATTTGGTGTACGTGCCGGACGGGTCGATGACCGGCATCAGCCGCAAGCTGCCCGACAAGGAGCGCAGCCGGCTCAAGCAGGTGCTCAAGAAGATCATGCCGGACAACGCCGGGGTGATCGTGCGCACCGCCGCCGAGGGCGCCACCGAAGAAGAGCTGGCCGGCGACATCGCGCGGCTGTCGGCCCAGTGGGAGCACATCCACAAGCAGGCCAAGACCGCCAGCGCCCCGGCGCTGCTGCACGGCGAGCCGGACCTGACCATCCGGGTCGTCCGCGACATCTTCAACGAGGACTTCAGCAAGCTGGTGGTCTCCGGCGACACCGCCTGGGACATGGTCTCCGAGTACGTCGGCTACGTCGCCCCGCACCTGGCCGAGCGGCTGGAACGCTGGGAGTCCGACCAGGACGTGCTGAGCGCCTACCGCATCGACGAGCAGATCGCCAAGGCGCTGGAGCGCAAGGTCTGGCTGCCCAGCGGCGGCTCCCTGGTCATCGACCGCACCGAGGCGATGACCGTGGTGGACGTCAACACCGGCAAGTTCACCGGCCAGGGCGGCAACCTGGAGGAGACCGTCACCCGCAACAACCTGGAGGCGGCCGAGGAGATCGTCCGCCAGCTGCGGCTGCGCGACATCGGCGGCATCATCGTCATCGACTTCATCGACATGGTGCTGGAGAGCAACCGGGAGCTGGTGCTGCGCCGGCTGCTGGAGTGCCTGTCGCGGGACCGCACCAAGCACCAGGTGGCCGAGGTGACCTCGCTGGGCCTGGTGCAGATGACCCGCAAGCGGGTCGGCCAGGGCCTGCTGGAGGCCTTCTCCGAGCCCTGCGAGTGCTGCAACGGCCGCGGCATCCACATTCAGACCACCCCGGTCGAGCACGGCTCCGACAAGTCGGGCGGCCGCCGCCGCAAGCGCAAGGGGGACGTGGAGCGGGCCGTCGAGGAGAAGCTCGCCAAGCACGAGGCCGAAAAGCGCGCCGCGGCCAAGCGCGAGCAGGAGACGCAGGCCGCCTCCGCCGAGCCCGCCCAGCCGGCCGGGGAACCGGCTCAGGAACCCGCGCAGACCGTTGCGGAGGTCCCGCAGGCCGCTCCCGCCGCCGTGGAGACGGCCGAGGCGGAGACGGCCGAGCCGCCGGTCGAGGTGCCGGACGCGGCCGCCGGCAACGGACGCCGCCGGGTCCGCCGCTCCCGGGCCAAGACCAAGGACAAGGCCGAGGTCGCAGGCTCCGCAGAGAGCTGA
- the rplU gene encoding 50S ribosomal protein L21 → MYAIVRAGGRQEKVTTGDVLTVDKLKQEVGATVTFPAVLVVDGDNVVTSPAELAKYKVTAEVLGAVKGPKINIMHYRSKTGYKRRMGHRQPYTRVKVTGITSGE, encoded by the coding sequence GTGTACGCGATTGTCCGCGCAGGCGGCAGGCAGGAGAAGGTGACCACGGGCGACGTGCTCACCGTCGACAAGCTCAAGCAGGAGGTCGGCGCCACCGTGACCTTCCCCGCCGTGCTGGTCGTCGACGGCGACAATGTCGTGACCTCCCCGGCCGAGCTGGCCAAGTACAAGGTCACCGCCGAGGTGCTCGGCGCGGTCAAGGGACCGAAGATCAACATCATGCACTACCGCAGCAAGACCGGGTACAAGCGGCGGATGGGCCACCGCCAGCCCTACACCCGGGTCAAGGTCACCGGCATCACGTCCGGCGAGTGA
- the rpmA gene encoding 50S ribosomal protein L27: MAHKKGASSSRNGRDSNAKRLGVKRFGGQVVNAGEILVRQRGTRFHPGRNVGRGGDDTLFALVAGTVQFGRYRGRKAVSVIPAAE; encoded by the coding sequence ATGGCACACAAGAAGGGCGCCTCGTCCAGCCGGAACGGCCGTGACTCCAACGCCAAGCGGCTGGGGGTCAAGCGGTTCGGCGGGCAGGTGGTCAACGCCGGCGAGATCCTCGTCCGCCAGCGCGGCACCCGTTTCCACCCCGGCCGCAACGTGGGCCGCGGCGGCGACGACACGCTGTTCGCGCTGGTCGCCGGGACGGTCCAGTTCGGCCGTTACCGGGGCCGCAAGGCCGTGAGCGTCATCCCGGCGGCGGAGTAG